The sequence below is a genomic window from Halolamina litorea.
ACACCGTCGGGACGCTGGACCGCGAGGAGTAGGTCGCTCGCTGCCGGAACCGGCCGGCTCCCGGGCGGCGACCGATAGGAAAACCCTTTGCGTCGCCGGGGAGCACATAGGGGCATGACCGACGACGACGACGCGGTTGAGACGTTCTATACGCAGGAACGCTGGCAGAACTGGATCGACCGACTCCGCGAGGAGGACCTCGACCTCGAGAACGAGGACTCGGCGCGCCTGCTGATGAACCTCCAGGAGGACACCGCCATCGCGGTGGCGAAGGTGATCGAGGCCTACGAGGACGACCTCATCGGCGAGGAGCGTGCCCACGAGGAGCTCTCGGAGATGCAGGAGATCGTGCTCTCGAAGGCGCCCCTCGAGGACGAGGAGAAGTCGATGCTGCTCGAGAGCGTCCAGATGAGTCTCGAAGTCGTCTTCTACGCCGCACAGGAGTTCGTCGCCGCCGGCGCCGCCGACGAGGCGAGCGTCGAGGAGTACATCGACGCCGCCGCCGACGCCGAGGCCGAGGAGGAGGTCGACACGGCCATCGGCTACCTCGTGCAGGCCGGTACGCTCGTCATCGACGGCGAGGAGATCGACCCGGCGCTGGTCGAGGAGATGGAGTACGGGCTCGTCGCGGAGTGGGTCAACGGGCTGGAGTCGCTGCAGAACGCGATGGCCTCCCCCGAGACCGTCGAGGAAGAGGGCTGAGTACGCGCACCTTTTTCAGCGCCCGTACCGGATAGGCGTGTATGCTACGGGGGGACGACCGCGCACAGTCGGTGCAGGTCGGCGCGATCCTGCTGTTCGGCATCCTGATCGTCGCGCTGGCGACAGCCCAAGCGACCGTCATCCCCCAACAGAACGCCGCGATCGAGTTCGACCACAGCCGGGCGGTCCAGTCGGACATGCAGGACCTCCGGAACAGCCTCGTCCGGGCTGCCGACGGCGACGG
It includes:
- a CDS encoding DUF2150 family protein, translated to MTDDDDAVETFYTQERWQNWIDRLREEDLDLENEDSARLLMNLQEDTAIAVAKVIEAYEDDLIGEERAHEELSEMQEIVLSKAPLEDEEKSMLLESVQMSLEVVFYAAQEFVAAGAADEASVEEYIDAAADAEAEEEVDTAIGYLVQAGTLVIDGEEIDPALVEEMEYGLVAEWVNGLESLQNAMASPETVEEEG